Within Dermacentor albipictus isolate Rhodes 1998 colony chromosome 3, USDA_Dalb.pri_finalv2, whole genome shotgun sequence, the genomic segment TGTCAGCTCGGTATGCATTGCGCTTTTGGTCGAATTTGTCGACTCCTCCCATCCAAGTGTTGTAGTCGGATATAGCCTTTGGACACTGGACGGAAACCGAAGACCCATTTGCAAGCTTGCGGACAACTTCTTCTGTGTCCTTTGGGTGGTGAAAATTCGATAAAGCATGCACATTTTTTGTGTCACGCCACTGATATGCAACAATGCTTCCTTTTGATCGGCAGATATATTCTCCTTTCTGGAGTTTGTTGTCCATTTTTAATTCATCAGGCAGATCCTTCCTGTTTGTCCGGACTGTACCAACAGCAAGAATTCCTTTCTGTGCAAGGTCCTCCATGAGGCGAGTGGAAGTGAAGAAATTGTCAAAGTAGAGTTGCGTGCCAGGCTCAACGCCTTCTACCAGAGACAATACGACGTACTCTCCAAGTGCTTGGTTGGCAGGACGCTTCGCATTTTTTCCTTCATACACCTGAAACGCAATCAGGTAGCCGGTTTCTGAATCGGCCCGGCACCACACCTTGTAGCCGCGTTTGATGGGCTTCATTGGCATGTATTGCTTCAGAGACGATCTTCCTTTGAATAGGATCATACTCTCATCTATAGCTTGATGAGCCGATGGCGTGTACTCTTTCTGAAAACGTTTGTTCAGAGCATCGATGAGAGGGCGTACTCTTGCCAGCCGGTCATATCCATcttcgcctctttttttttctttcgtgttgtcACTCAAATGCAGGCAATTCATGATGGATTGGAATCGCTTGAACGACATGACTTTTGAGATTTCTGGTGCATTGAAAAAGTTATCGCTGCTCCAGTAAAGGTACAGCTGATGTCTCGGGTTTACACTCATGAGAATCAGAATGCCGAAGAAAGCCCGAAGCTCATCTAACGTGATCGTTTTCCATTTTCGCCGGtttttctgttctgcaaagtgGTTTGTTTCCTCTACAAGGAGCTGCATTACTTCGTCGTCGAAGTAGAGTGAAAAAGCTTCAATCGGTTTGGATGGCAACTTTTGTGACATCTCAGGATCCCATGTTTTTGGGACTTGCAGAGCATGGTCTGGCTCGTCACAACCCCATGTGCCCGGCGTTTCTTCCTCATTTTCCACGATGTTGTCGCACAGGTCTAGCGATCTTTTCCgcctctttgttttcttttttgtataggtTGCCTTGCGTTTTGCCTGTCTGCTCGTTGACGCAGCCATTTCATCTGCACTGGCATCCTCATCTGTACAATGAGGCGCAAGCTCGGGAATGACATTCTCGTCTGTGCTTTCCCCATCCGAATCATTGGAGTCCGGATCGTCCGATATGCTAAAATAGAGCTCGAGAGCTTCTTCTTGTGATAGAAATCGCTTGCCTGCATTAGAAAGCAACGACAAGTTCTAGATCAAATAATTCGAAAATTACCGCTCAAAATTCTGCCATTAGGCTTAGCAAAATGTGCAACTTTTTTCAGCATGGTATTGAAAATTTGCATTTATCTCATTATATGTAAGCTCAAATCTCAGAAACAAGAGCTGATTTTAATCCAGGGTTGTTTCTCTGAATGCAGAAAAAAGGAATTACTTACCAGGCATGTTGATTTTCTTTTCTGCCGGATCGCATATAGTCGAAAACTTCCaatgcatcagaaaaaaagaacgaagtttcAAGTTCTGGACTCACTGCCTCATCTAGTGGAGGCTGCTGaaactatatttaaaagaagTACTGAAACCTCTCAATAGGTGGTAGCACATCACAAGAATGATTCCGGTTTCCTTCTGCTTCGTACGAGCCCTTTAGAGTGGAGCACTATGTGGGACGTATGTGTCCCACTGTCCCACAAAGGGTTAAGACCAGTCGACTGTGACAGCTCCCGGAAACTCCTTCGATGAGCGAAACTCATGACGAGGCAGGGCTAATGACGACCATTGATATATCTGGAGCATTAAAATGCCCCATAAGCAGTATGTGTGAAGATAGGATGTTGCACTCGTGCGAAAACATATTCAGACTAGATAAGCCGCCATGAGGTGAACGGGGCAGCAATATAGGATGCCAATTATTACTGATCTATTTTCAAGGTATACGTTACGCCAAGCAGACCCTAATTTGATCAGAGCTTGGATTACATAATGGTAACATTTCAGGAAAAGGACTGCACCTCCTCCTCGGCCGTGTTGCCAGTCAACTCTAACAAAGTTGACATCAGGTGGTGCTATTTCATCATATATATCACCGTGTAGCCACGTCCCTGTGACGCCTATAATACAAGCATCGTGACAAGTAATGAGTGTGAAAAAGTGACTAAATTTGTTAAGCAAGCTCGTGGCATTGACTTTCAGAACTATAGGTTCAGAACATGTAGTAAGATAATTTCATCTAGTTTTATGGGCGGGATTGTGTGCGGCAGCGCCTGACATGCAGTTGAATGCTTCGACAAGTCCATTGGTGTATTTATGCCAGTTATAGCATACGTTATCGACGAACCTATTATCAAAGCGTATCCTTACAGAAGGCCCATTGTAACGAAAGCATGTGGTAGCATCCCATAGATGCTTACATATTCGGTTAGAAAAATCCTGGCGAATGCTGTAGCAAGTGTCTTTGTGCTTGAATTCCTGAGTACCTGTATTTTCTCATTCAAATCCAGGAAGTTAATGAACACAGGACGTGCATTAGTTCTGCAGGTAACACCTATAATACCTAAAGTGGTATTATCAGTTGGACAAGGTATAATGGATAGCCAATTTTTTTGGAATTGCTGTTTAAAAGCCGAGGCAGTGTTACTCTGAAATGGAAGTCCTTGGCCGATTAAAGTTTAGCTCGGAGTTCCTCCTTAACTTCATTGAACATTGCTGATTTAGCGGGATCACAACTCAGCTCTGAGCGCCGTAGTGATTGACAAGTCGCAACAAGAGTAAAGTATATCTTATCATCCATACTTTATCCAAGTTATTGTTTACTGCGTTTTAACAGGAACAAAATGGTCAATGCAGTATTATATAGTGAAATCTTTCAATGCTAGC encodes:
- the LOC139056966 gene encoding piggyBac transposable element-derived protein 4-like, whose protein sequence is MSQKLPSKPIEAFSLYFDDEVMQLLVEETNHFAEQKNRRKWKTITLDELRAFFGILILMSVNPRHQLYLYWSSDNFFNAPEISKVMSFKRFQSIMNCLHLSDNTKEKKRGEDGYDRLARVRPLIDALNKRFQKEYTPSAHQAIDESMILFKGRSSLKQYMPMKPIKRGYKVWCRADSETGYLIAFQVYEGKNAKRPANQALGEYVVLSLVEGVEPGTQLYFDNFFTSTRLMEDLAQKGILAVGTVRTNRKDLPDELKMDNKLQKGEYICRSKGSIVAYQWRDTKNVHALSNFHHPKDTEEVVRKLANGSSVSVQCPKAISDYNTWMGGVDKFDQKRNAYRADTRSKKSWYRIFYFLLDAAIVNAFIQVNAVNPMTYLWFRLVLGRELINGQTFRTTGSRKPFRMNKEGRKNGHKMVGVSDEVRFMGREHNPVKVENRRRCRWCSTRGKEVRTSFLCKACSVPLCVTCFGPFHEVVSQN